In Lysinibacillus sp. 2017, the DNA window TATGCATGGATTTCATCAATAAATTTCATCTGTGTTTCTACTTTACCTTTTGTACGAGGACGCCGTGCTATACATGGTCGTACCTTAAAGTCAAAATCCTTCGCAAAAGCGGCGAACCTGCTATTTATTTTTCCTGAACACTGTTCTGTTCGTGCCACATCCATAATTGTTTTTGGGTTATCAGTTACGATCTCTTTTGGAACACCCCCAATTTTTTCGAATGCTTCGGTTAAAAATGAGAACAAAACATCTTGTGTTTTACTCAATGTCAGAGTAAATATACGGAATCTTGAATACCCTAGAACCAGCGCACCTACGTTTACCTCTACTTTTTCACCATCACTTGTCTCAAAAGGAATGCTTTCCTTCCAATCAAACTGTGCCTGTTGACCTGGTGGTGTTTCAAATCTTGTCGTACCTTTCGGTGAGGGAATACGCATTTGATCTGTAAAATAAGCTGCGAATTCGGGTGTCTTTGCGATATAGCGACGGAATGTAGAAGCACCACATTCTAAACCGTGATTGTCTTTTAAATATTGCCAAAGTATACGGCGGTAATAAAACACCTGCTTTGAATCCTCCGACAGTAGTGCAGCGATTACCTCATAATAATCATCTAAAATAGATGCCTTTTCTTTTGTTTCTTTTGGTGTAAATCCATTTAGGTACTTATCAACTGTACGTCGATCCACACCCATTTCTCTAGCCAACTGGCTTTTGTTAATTTTCATTTTTAAATTCTCCATTAACTGTTTGAATTTTGGTAAGTCTGAAAGACTATTAATTTCAAAATTCGTTTGAACATCTAGCGTTATGTACATACTAATCACCTCATGATTAGTATGCTAGAAAGTGAGGCAAAAGTGTACATCTTTAAGTGAGTGCGATTGTACATGAACATCGTAGCATTTGTACCCTACTTTTTAATGTATGATGTACAACATCTTCTACTTTTCAATAATCACTGTATGCTGGGTTAATATAATTTTACCGTATTAACCCTATATTGTATTTTGATTCAAGAAAACAACATCTAATATAATGATTTCCTTACACGCCTCTTCTTTTATACATTTGCATCTGAACAAAAATTTCAGCAATACAAAGCACTTTATGAGGAGTTTGGCTGGGTACATGTAGGCGGCTCACGGTTATCGACTTTACAGTATTGGTTAAATCCAAATAATAAAGATGATTCCCTGTTTTCCGATCAATCCTCTGAAAAAAATTATTTACAGCGTCTTAGCAAAACATACGGGGCATGCGCATTCTTTTTCCTTTTTATCACATTTTGTGTATTTAAAAACTCAGCACAGTTTCTAAATATTAAAGATGCTTATTATACACCAGGGTTATGGGAACTTTTGGGGTGCATTCTTATTCGAAACACCTTCCGCCATCTTTAGATTCAGCTCTCCATGGCTAATGCTAATCTTCGGCATAGTATCTTTAAATACGTATTTTAAATATAAGGCTCTGTTAAATTTAATTGTTGTTTTTAAATAATTGGGGGAATCTGATTTATTGTGGTTTCCCATTTTGGGTATAGTAAGAAAAATATGAATTTACAACAATAAGGAATATACACTTTTATACAAGATAGAGAACACTTCCAACAAGCAAAATACAATTGTATCAACCATTTGAGCCATCTGTATTAAATATGGTATAAAAAATGTTCACAAGAAAAAGCACGAAACGCTGTTAAATCAACGTTTGTGCCTTTTTAAACTGTCCCCAAACTTTCATTTGGGAACGTTTATTAGGTTTGTATTGTATACTTTATAAATCCTTAGTACTGAATCTAATTTTAAAATTTGTCCGATTCAAAAAAAGGTTCAATACCTATTTCTTTTAATAAGTATTTTAGATGGCTATGTTTTTCTGCTAAATGTTTTTTGGGAATTAAAATTTCTTCTTTTACACGTTTAAAAATATTAGGGTTATGTTCAGGAAACCATTCTTCATAACTAATCCCTTTATCTTGTTCAATTTTTATTAAACAGTACACTATATTTTCAAACATATAGGGGAATTCTTTTTCTATCCGGTCGTGATATTTTAAAAGTGCATCAAGATAATCTTCGAAGCAATAATATTGATTTAAAGGATCTCTATGTACCTCCCACTCTTTGACTGGCTGAAATACCTGGCAATATCCTGTTTCCCAAGTCCCTAACATACAGGTAAATGCAACAATCGAGTATTTTCTAGTTTCAAAATCTTCGTCTGCAAAATATTTATAATATTCTTCTCTATACTTACCATAACAACCACTAGTATGATAATAGCCTACTGCAAAACCTTTCAAGCCACGTTTTGCTTGTTCGATAATGTTATTCGTCAAACTTCATCCCTCCGCCCATTTATCCTTCAAGGATATCTAATTTAACTTTATTTATAAATACATCAAGAGCAGTCACATACTTTTGGGCTGCCTTTCCATTGCATGAAGAATCAAAACAAATCGTCATACTGGAGAGATTTGTCCTCCGAGTTTTGCAATAAGTTGATTGTTTTTTATTTCAAAGTTGATACGATTACCAAAGTATATATCATCAAACAAATGTTCAGGTTGAATACCCAAAGGTTTAATATCAATTGTATATTTCTTGTCACCAATACTAACAATTGCTTTGTTTGGTGTTATCTCGGTCTTTACGTTTTTTAATAATATGGCTATTGGGTCATCAACAGGTACCTCAACTGGCATCATACTCTGTGTTTTCTCGGATTTTTGCTGTTGCATTTGAAACACATGAACTTCACGTTCTAAAACACCAGTACCAGTACCTTTAGTCAAAATTATGACAAGCTCTTTCTTTCCATCTTGACTGATATCCTCATAGATAATCTCAGGAGACCAAGTAGGACTTGTTGTGTTTATCCAATAAGGTTTTGAAAAGAGGCTACCTTGAAAATCAATTTTAAAATCTGTATATAATCCATTCATCTTTTTTGCATAAATTGTAACGCCTACTTTATCAGACTTAGCAATTTCATCATAGTTATTTGTCGTAGCTATCGCCTTCGATAAAACAGCAAAAAGAGAAATGGCAATAATTAAAATAAGTATTTTTTTCATAAGAAAACACCTCATTTTAGTGTTCTCAAAATTTCACTGTTTATTACACTAAATTGCTACGTTAGTTGAGGTAAAAACATTCCCAAAGCGTCGTTTGGTAACATTTCATGCCATTCAGAATAAGTGGATCGAACAGTCCTCTTTAAAATAATTTCTCACAGCGTCTCAGAGCGTTATTTTCTATAAAAACAGCGACAAACACTGTGAAATCAGTGTTTGTCGCTGTTTGAAATGTTCCCAAGCTTGAAGTGACTCCTAATAGTTAGACACGGTTATTGGTTACCTAACTTTGATTTGGTAACGTTATTTGGATAACTCTGCATAAAAGTTGAAGTGAGTTATTTTATACTATGAAAAATAAAAGATTTTGTTTTTGAAGTTGCTTGATTAAATTCCCAATCTCCATAAACTTGAATCCGTGAAAACCCTGCTTTTTTTAGTGATTCATAAATTGCTTCCTGTGTTCTAAATTTCAATTGCATTTTTTCATGAATAACTACTTCTCCAGTATGTTTTCTTTTCACCGTTTCATAAAAAGTAAAAACATCGTCTACTAATCCTTCATATTGTGTCCAAATTTCAAGTGGCTCACCATTCAATAAATCTGTTGCTATATCCGGTGTCGTATCTTTTTCCCACTCTTCCCACACTTTTTCTAATGGATTACGAGTATCGAAAATAAAATGGCCTCCAGGTTTTAACGCTCGAAAAGCATCTGTAACAACATTTTCCCAGCTTTTCTCTGTAAGAAATACTTGTGCAACATTCGCAGTCATAATTATTGTTTCATATGTATTGGTTTGTAGATTTGAACTATCACCAACTATCCATGTCACTTCATCAGAATATTGCTTATTTTTCGCATATTTAATTGCTTCTTCATTTGGGTCAATTGCTGTAATTTGATAGTTTGCTTTCGCAAAATGAGTTGTTAATCTCCCTGTCCCACAGCCTAAATCGGCTATAGTCTTTACATTAATCTTCTTCAATAATGTTAAAAAAAATTCATCGTCTTTTCCCCAACCATTTACTTGGTCATAAACTAGTGGAATCAATCATTTACCTACTTTCTAAATGTTACTTATTAGTCCCTTAAAATGAAGTGTTCTTATCTTCCCATACGACATTGTAGAACCTGTATTTTCTCTATTCAATTATAACAAATTATGGATTTTTCACCTCGTTAAATATTAAAGTTATCAAAGCGACGTTTGGTAACCTAATTGAGGTAAAAAGCAACCAAGACGGTTTATAAGTCTTAGCTGCTGGTTCGAACGTTCCCAAGCTTTTATTGAACTGCACCCCATTTGTTAGACACATCTAACAAGGAGGTGCAGTTCACATTTGGGAACGTTTTTTGTATACAGATGTATTATTTGAAATACCAATTCTGTGCATTTATGTAGAGAATCTTATCGATCTCTTTATCATCAAATAGTTCTTGAACTAGTGTAATGTCGGTATCACTAAAAGGTCGTCTTGCACGTGTTGAAGGTAAATCTGTTCCAAACATTAATGCATCTGGATTTACTTTGTAAATCAATTCTAACGCATTTTTCACATTAAGCTCGACACGCCCAAAACCTGTTGCCTTCACACGAACACCTTTATCCACTAATTTGAGTAAATGTGGTAAGCCTTCTTCTGATAAGCCTAAATGGTCAATTGAAACTGCTGGTAACGTTTCAATTGTTGCTGCAATGTCAGGTAATTCTTTTGAATCAATGTATAATTCGCTATGCCAGCCAACTAAATCATATACACGTCTTGCAAAGTAATCTAATTTTGATAAATCTTCTGAGCCACCTCGTTTAATATTAAATCGAAGCGCTTTAACTCCGTTATTATGTAAATGAATAATTTCTTCATCCGACACGCTATATGGTAATTGTGTGACACCACAAAACGTTGGCCCCATTTCTTTTAAAGCTTTTAATAAATAATTCTGATCAAAGCCTTGAAATGATCCTGAAACAATTGCACCACCTTGAACGTTCAGATGCGCTGTATCTTGTTCGTAATCGTCTACCACATAGCTTGGTGGTATATACCCCTGATTTTCTTTAATGGGAAAATCAAAGTCAATAATATGGAAATGTGCATCAAAAATTTTCATCGTTAAGCCTCCATCGTCGAAATTATGTTACACAAATATAATTCTAGATAAATATCATCAATACCTTCTAGATAGTTCCCAAAGCATAGTTTGGGCACTTATCGTTCACAAGCAGCCAAAATACTCCCTATTCAATTGAATAGGGGGTATTGGTTCCCTAAGGTTTATTGAAGTGCCCCCTAAAAGTTAGACACGTTTATTGGTTACCTAACTTTGATTTGGGAACGTTTATTTGAATAATCAATGTATGTAAATATTGGTTTAGTGTATTACTGATTTAATTAATCCCTAACATTTTTGTGATATTCAGAGGGGTTTAGTTTCGGAAATATATTTCGGAATAATTAAATAATATATAATTATAAAGAAGGGGGTGAGTTTTTGAAGAGATGGACTTGGCTTATCATTATAGGAGTTCTTATTTCAGGTTACATATATAATATTAGTTCAGCTAAATATAGGGAATCTAGTGTATCTGAAGTATTCAAAATTGTTGAATCAGATTATTCGAAAGAGCTGTATACTACTGGAACGATTAATTATGTTTCCGAAGATATTACAGAAAACAAAAAAGCTACACTTTCAACAGAAATGATAGCCAATTTACTGAATCAATTAGAAAACACAAAGGTAACAGGTATTAAACAAAAAGATTTAAACGCTTTAACTGAACTTAATTACTATATTATTGACTTAGAATCGACGGTTGCGGATAATCTTATACTTTTTGTTAGCCAAGATGAAAATACTGGAAATAGTATTTTAGAAGTATTCGCTATTGATAAGAAATTAGCAGATAAATATCTCATGCGTGACAAAGAAGTTTTCAATTTAATAGCAGAATTAATAAAACAAGCCCATTAATTAAAGTTTCATTTGGAGAATTACTGTTCATAAACAGTCGAAACACCCCCTATTCAATTGAATAGAGGGTGTTGGCTCCCATAGTGTCATTTGGGAACGTTATTTGTATAGAGGTGTATAGCTTATGCTCGGTTAAATTAGGCAAATAAACTAATAAACTTTTCGCTATATACATCTATTGCAATCATTGCATTCAATTAAGGTAATTTATTTTTTTTTTAAATCGAAAAGTACAGGTGCTATATTTAATAAAATAGAAACAATTGTCAAAAACCAAAATGCCCTAGACATACCTGGTACTACATCTGATAAAGCTGCCCAATCCTCCACTTTTATCCACGTATTTAGATAACTGTAATCAGCACAAACTGTTAATGCTGTAAATGATAACCCCATTGCCATCGCAAGTTTGTAATCTTTGCCTGTTGCATACATATAAAGGTTAATAAAAGTTGCTATTATTGCGATAAGACCTAATATGACCCACATAATGATGCCCCCATTAAACTTTCAATTTTCAATATAGACATAAAATGGAATAATAAAGTTCCCTAAGCGTCGTTGAAGTGACCCCTAAAAGTTAGACATGGTTATTGGTTACCTAACTTGCATTTGGGAACGTTTTATTATATGGGCATGTATATTTATGATTACAGTTATATCAGTGTAGTATGTCAATGAAGCATTTATTTTTTATTAATTGTAATTTGAGTAGTTTCTAGTCCTAATCGTTTTTTTAATTCTTCGGATACAGTAAATGAAATAGTTGAACCCTTTTCTACATCTACAAATTTATGATGAATAGCAGTAACAACTGTGCCATCCGTTACATAGGTTTCAGAAGGATTGGAAGTCATTTTTAAATGGTCTATATAATTCCCACTTATTTGCCCTTGCATATAAATTTCATTTGGGAAAATAGGGTAGGCTGATTGTCTTTCTATCAAAGAAATTTCAATCGTATTTTCTTGTATTTCCACTATTCCGTTTGTCGGAACAGATACTCCGTTAATTTCTAATTGATAATCCCATAACTTTATTGCTAAATCTTTTAATTGGGTGTCACTATAATCTTCAATAAGGTCATCAATCAATTGCTTATAATACTCAGCTTCTTCTTTTTTGTAATTGAGGTCCGTTTCCATACTATTCAAAGCAGATGATAATTCCTTATTTTGTAATTCTAATTCGTTAGTTTGAAGAGTTGTATCTTCCGAAAGTTGGGCTGAATCGTTCACTTCCTCAATTTTGTCACTATTTGTAGAGTTATCCTCACTGTTATTTGAGCAAGCAACGAGAATGAACATAAGGCTGAAACATACTATAATTCTTTTCAATTCCCCCACACCTCATAACTAATTTTTACTAATTTTAACAATTAAATTACATCGTAGCAAACATAATTCCTAAAGCAGAGCTTGGAGACGTATCGTACACACGCAGTTTAAAACACCCCCTTATCCAATTGAATAAGGGGGTGTTGGTTCCCTAAGAGTCATTTGGGAACGTTATTTGTATTCATTTTGTATATTTTACTTATCGGCTTAAAAAATAGGATTATTTAACAATACCGATACTATCAAGTGGATAGAATCTAATATTGGTTTTTCCAAATACCTTTTCCATTGGTACTAATCCCACACTAGCATATCTACTATCAAGACTATTTCGGCGATTATCACCTAAAACAAATAAATAGCCCTCTGGAATCGTTGAGTAATCCGTTGCAGACTGTAATGTAAAATCTTCTGTTAGTAGACTATTATCTAACAGTTGTTTTTTATATACGTCTAAATATGCCTCTTCAATCGCTTCATCGTTAATATAAAGTGTGTCGTTCTCATATGAAATATGGTCTCCTGGCAATCCTATTACCCGTTTAATATATGTCTCTCCATTAGGAGCTTCGAATACAATTACATCAAATCTTTCAATACCGGAAATTTTCATACCGATTATATTTAATAAAACGATATCGCCATCTTCATACGTTGGCATCATCGAAGCACCGTTTACTACTGCAGGTGACACTATAAATATAATAACGGCAATCGTAATTATACACGTTATGACAGTAGACTTAATCCACTCTAAAAATTCTTTTATCTTAGCGTTTTTCAAAAACATCACTCCTTTAGTTATCATAAAATTAATAATATTGGATGAGTTATAAGTTAGTAGAAGAGCGATACTAACAAGTTATATAAAGAGTGGATAACGATTACCGACCAAAGAGAACCGCTTTTCTTATACACATAACCGAATATAACGCTCAATATAAAAGCTGTTAATGAAGCAGTTAAAATATAAGGAAATTCGAAAAGCCCTTTATAAAACCAAATAGGAAAATGAATGGATGCAAAAAGTAAAGATGTAATCGCATTAGCTATCCAAAATTTAAAAGAATTCATCAGTTTTTTTAATAAAAAACCTCTAAAGACAATTTCTTCAGTAATCCCGACTAATAATACAGTATTTAGCAATTCGTTAAACCCTATTTGAAAATCAAGGTTATTATGTAAAATAGTGAAATTTAATATTATGAAGTAAGATATGAAAACCAACGATACATAAAATGTCCATTTTAAACCATTTCTAAAGTTATGACGTAACCCTAAATATGAAAATGGAACCGCTTTTTCCATAACTTTAACTAATATTAAAACTGGAATTATCCAAATAACTACTTTAATAACGGCTGATGATATAGCTCTCGGAACAGAATCCATCAAATCTAAATATTGAACTAGCCATAACTCTCTGATACACCATAGGGCAAAAAATGCTATGAAGTATGCCCAAATATAATTCTTATTTATTTTTAAATCCATCAAACCCCTCCCTTTTTTCTCCTTCAAGAATCCTACTGAACTAAACCAATAGTATCGCTTTGTAAAATACCATTAATTTACTTGTACGAATGAAATTAATTAAAAGTTTCAAAAAAGGAATAATCTATAAATGATTTCAACAAGTTCCCAAAGCGACGTTTGGTAACTTTTCAATGAGATTTTTTTATACGTTGCAGAGCGTTATTTTCTATAAAAAACAGCGACAAATACTGTTGAATCGGTGTTTATCGCTGTTTGGAATGTTCCCCAAGCCCCTCTTTCTATTTTTTATTGTTGTCTAATAATACTTAACGGTAAATTGCGGGAAAGGTTTCAAATATAAACACTTCTTCCACTCCAAACCTTCGTTTGGTTACATTTCATAAAAGAATGATATTCAATAATATACCTAGATTTTTGAACTAGACAAAAGTTACTTCTCCTTTTTGTCGGTCCATAAAACTTTATATAAAAATGCGAGTTCATATTCTTCAATACCTGGGGGTAGGTCTCCATTTTCGCCCCCAACAGTACGCAGGCTGTTTTTAGTAGTACCTAGCCACGCTGCTATATAAATTGGTTTATCTTTTTCTAAAGTAACTTTTTCGCCAATTAGCTTACCAAAAGAGTGACTCGTCATGTTATATGAATAAAACTTTGAAGCAAGCCCAGAAGGTATACCATTTAGCAGTTTTAAAGAATGATCTTCGCCACTAATGTCACTTATTCCAAAAGAAATTAAGCTGTCTTTATATTTTGTTTCGATTGCACCCCAAGTCTTTAGTAACTCCTCTTTAAACTTACCCTTTTCATATACCTCCACTGAAAATTGCAAATCATCGTCTTCTTTCAAAGTGCCATTCAGCTTGAAATATTCAATTTGCGCCACACCTGTTTTACTAATGAGCAATCTTTCTTTTTCATTCATGTTGTATGACTCAATCGTTATTTTCGTATTTGATGGAGGTTTTTCTTTTTCTACATCTGTGCAGCCTGTTAACAACAAAGTGAAAATTATAAACAAGCAGTAGCTCTTAAAATGCCGCATTTTCATCCTCCAATTAATATATTTTAGTAAATTATCCCAAATAAAGGGTATTTGTACAATAATAACGACGCAATAAAATGTCCGTTTGTGAAATAAAATTCCTGCATACTAACATTACGGGTTAGATAGAAGGTTTCATCGCCATATTTATCGAAGTTAATTTCTATAATGCAAAAGCGGAAATGTTAAAAATGATTTTAATTATAATTAGTGATGGGGGATCGAATGAAAAAACTATTGATAATAGCAGTAGTAATTGTAATACTTGCTCCGTTTTGTACAATAGAAATAAAAAAACAATTATATGAAAAGAGAGTAGAAGATTATTTAATTGAAAATACGTTTTATCAGAAAGATGAAACTGAATCTATTAAAGCGAAATGGCATTTTGCAGGTCTTCCGAGTTATTGGGTAAATGTTATCTATTCTGACGAGCCAAATGTTGTTTATACTTATTTCGCTCATAATAAGGGTAAAGTAGGTCAATTTGAATATTATTCAATTGATGGAACGAACCTTTCGACAGAACAATTAAAGCATTTCGAGAAATATAAATAAACATAAATTTATGTAGCTTCTTTGATTAGATAAAGCGAAACGCCCCAAAATGGAAATATTTCTAAAAACACAAACGCTGTTAACTCAACGGTTGTGTTTTTTAGTGAGTAAAATCTCTCTCTAATGATGTGCTATTTTTATTAAAACCTCAAAAACATTGGTTTAATGATGCCCCCTTAACCCTTAATATTAGAAAACAATCTAATTTAAGCATTGATATGACACACTCAATATCTCTAAGTATGTTATATAATGTAAATTATAGTATGGAATCATAGTTTCAAAAACAAATAAGGAAAAGGTGAAATGTATATGAAATTCAAAAAATTATTTAAAACAACAGTAGTAGCTTTATCAGTTACAGCTATGTCTTTAGGTCTTGTTGGAGCTAATGCTGAAGCAGCAAATCAAAATTTTAAAGATGTGCCTAAAACTCACTGGGCAGGGTCTGCGATTTATGAAACTGTTTCAAAAGGAATGGTTACAGGTTATTCAGATAACACATTCCGTCCATCAAACAATGTAACTCGAGCAGAGTTTGCCGCATTCTTATCTCGTGCTTTCGATGGCGCTTTTGAAAGCAACAGTACCTTTTCAGATGTTCCAAGCACTCACTGGGCATACCCATCAGTAAATGAAGCCATTGCACTTGGTATTATTGATACTAAAGACTATGGTAAAAAGTTTGAACCTGATAAAGTTATGACACGTGCAGAAATTGCTAAATGGTTATCTAAAGGTTTAGCTAGCAGCAATATTGAATACCAAAATGCTATAGATGAAATGGCTAACTCTGACCTTACTATTATCCCAATTCCAGAATTCTATAAAGGTGGAGTAAACAAAGCTGACTTACCTTATATCGGAGTTGCTTTAGGTACAGGATTATTATCTGGCTACACTGATGAAACATTTAAACCAAATGATAAAACTACACGTGCAGAAGTTTCTGTAATCTTAACTCGATTTTTAAGCAATATGAAAAAATCTCCAAAAGATTTCAATGATTTAAATGAATTCCGTGAAGTTGCATTAACAGGTACAAATATTTTAACAGTAACAAACTTTAAAGAAATGGCTGAAGGACAAGGCTTCAAAGAAATACTTGGAAAACCTTACACTTATAGCACACTTGGTACTGGCGCAATTGAACATGTTATCTTTGTTGATACTATCGGACTTCCAAAAGGTGCATATTCTAAAATGTTCACTGCAAATTCTAGTAAAATGAAAAATGGTCGGTATACTACTTTTATTGAGTATTCATTCACAACTAACCAAAGCATATCGTATGACCAATGGTTAAATTCTAAATCAACTGGCTATTTTACAGGTTTGCAATTAATGTCTAGTGCCCCAACAGCAAAATATGGTTATAGAACACCTCTTGTATCTAAAAGTGAAGTTGTAGGAAAAGGCAAATTCTTTAAAATAGGGACTAAAAATGTATTCTGGGGCTATGCTGGAGCAGGAACTGCAGTTGGGGAGCGATTAATCGGCTATACAGATGATGGTTCTTCATATGGCTATATTATAAAGTAAATTATTGATGCCAGTACGTTTAATCAAGACATGGGCCTGCTGAAGACACTAAATTAGCTAAAGTGTCCGGGCCCCTCTGTTGCCTTAAGCATATTCAAAAAATCTTTTCGTTCGTTTTATATTTTTAGCCGAAGTTTTTATCCAAAAACAAAAGTAGATAACTTCCTGTCGCAAAGAAAAATGGCAATCCTTATAATGATATAAATTGAAAATTCAAATGGATTTAGTTTTCTTTCTCTTTTAATTTTTTTGAAATGTCTATAATAATAGAGAAATTATCCAATAGATCAACCAAAAAACCAACTCCTCACAATAATATTCTCTCTAGAGCACATTTTTAAAGAAGTTGTAAAATAAAAAACA includes these proteins:
- the lepB gene encoding signal peptidase I, giving the protein MFLKNAKIKEFLEWIKSTVITCIITIAVIIFIVSPAVVNGASMMPTYEDGDIVLLNIIGMKISGIERFDVIVFEAPNGETYIKRVIGLPGDHISYENDTLYINDEAIEEAYLDVYKKQLLDNSLLTEDFTLQSATDYSTIPEGYLFVLGDNRRNSLDSRYASVGLVPMEKVFGKTNIRFYPLDSIGIVK
- a CDS encoding DUF3139 domain-containing protein, which codes for MKKLLIIAVVIVILAPFCTIEIKKQLYEKRVEDYLIENTFYQKDETESIKAKWHFAGLPSYWVNVIYSDEPNVVYTYFAHNKGKVGQFEYYSIDGTNLSTEQLKHFEKYK
- the istA gene encoding IS21 family transposase encodes the protein MYITLDVQTNFEINSLSDLPKFKQLMENLKMKINKSQLAREMGVDRRTVDKYLNGFTPKETKEKASILDDYYEVIAALLSEDSKQVFYYRRILWQYLKDNHGLECGASTFRRYIAKTPEFAAYFTDQMRIPSPKGTTRFETPPGQQAQFDWKESIPFETSDGEKVEVNVGALVLGYSRFRIFTLTLSKTQDVLFSFLTEAFEKIGGVPKEIVTDNPKTIMDVARTEQCSGKINSRFAAFAKDFDFKVRPCIARRPRTKGKVETQMKFIDEIHAYQGQLTLEELYHFIEKLMNRLNQSFHQGSGKIPVFALEKEKSSLLPLPAEKIRNSYRIKHQLVQVNTSSMVSYKANQYSVPTKYIGQKVGIQIHDDQLWIYYNMECIAQHLISNRKLNIRPSDYKETLQISAPRYPDIDTLAKNNLKAIGEVYDT
- a CDS encoding CPBP family intramembrane glutamic endopeptidase, whose protein sequence is MDLKINKNYIWAYFIAFFALWCIRELWLVQYLDLMDSVPRAISSAVIKVVIWIIPVLILVKVMEKAVPFSYLGLRHNFRNGLKWTFYVSLVFISYFIILNFTILHNNLDFQIGFNELLNTVLLVGITEEIVFRGFLLKKLMNSFKFWIANAITSLLFASIHFPIWFYKGLFEFPYILTASLTAFILSVIFGYVYKKSGSLWSVIVIHSLYNLLVSLFY
- a CDS encoding bifunctional 2-polyprenyl-6-hydroxyphenol methylase/3-demethylubiquinol 3-O-methyltransferase UbiG, with product MIPLVYDQVNGWGKDDEFFLTLLKKINVKTIADLGCGTGRLTTHFAKANYQITAIDPNEEAIKYAKNKQYSDEVTWIVGDSSNLQTNTYETIIMTANVAQVFLTEKSWENVVTDAFRALKPGGHFIFDTRNPLEKVWEEWEKDTTPDIATDLLNGEPLEIWTQYEGLVDDVFTFYETVKRKHTGEVVIHEKMQLKFRTQEAIYESLKKAGFSRIQVYGDWEFNQATSKTKSFIFHSIK
- a CDS encoding amidohydrolase; the encoded protein is MKIFDAHFHIIDFDFPIKENQGYIPPSYVVDDYEQDTAHLNVQGGAIVSGSFQGFDQNYLLKALKEMGPTFCGVTQLPYSVSDEEIIHLHNNGVKALRFNIKRGGSEDLSKLDYFARRVYDLVGWHSELYIDSKELPDIAATIETLPAVSIDHLGLSEEGLPHLLKLVDKGVRVKATGFGRVELNVKNALELIYKVNPDALMFGTDLPSTRARRPFSDTDITLVQELFDDKEIDKILYINAQNWYFK
- a CDS encoding S-layer homology domain-containing protein; this translates as MKFKKLFKTTVVALSVTAMSLGLVGANAEAANQNFKDVPKTHWAGSAIYETVSKGMVTGYSDNTFRPSNNVTRAEFAAFLSRAFDGAFESNSTFSDVPSTHWAYPSVNEAIALGIIDTKDYGKKFEPDKVMTRAEIAKWLSKGLASSNIEYQNAIDEMANSDLTIIPIPEFYKGGVNKADLPYIGVALGTGLLSGYTDETFKPNDKTTRAEVSVILTRFLSNMKKSPKDFNDLNEFREVALTGTNILTVTNFKEMAEGQGFKEILGKPYTYSTLGTGAIEHVIFVDTIGLPKGAYSKMFTANSSKMKNGRYTTFIEYSFTTNQSISYDQWLNSKSTGYFTGLQLMSSAPTAKYGYRTPLVSKSEVVGKGKFFKIGTKNVFWGYAGAGTAVGERLIGYTDDGSSYGYIIK